One Rhizoctonia solani chromosome 3, complete sequence genomic region harbors:
- a CDS encoding capsular polysaccharide export protein: MNHERALDDLIGITEIKGRVFQILQDCKDGALQNLSDGYIPHSSIVLHKLSTIAPPPWLGTLDQTANNHSDPNSEKKQTWNVPQIVRSLSEPSEDIPPEGLSGGWNEVFGEQMERRFATVDPERFSGFLDGVENASYQIPQGMLYGVGGQLPQSLMKALLLEDDNTEEVSWLPGDHVQLDSDSDSLEEPNNSLAVPRFLKSLPYLGSEDDQNKALLTGCHKRRPLRLNWARDPLPIEPESLTAGLTVDSLSLTVKSPQFTSNISLHVCPPRGSTLTTDIGLLVLINGKVTKLSHIPNFTWGHVGSANPFRINVFFPNYEKGKNAGGRYITMLNAQDCSLWYTEVVRQAIMQAEMRCAPQLRHAVTSLQQELPVTYSNAESLVNGGNQGRLHRGYPVCHEVFNIIALLAREIVENTRRLAKFKGFFFHIWGSGLKSLGHQIPNERGSALLCIFKEYPFVDWSLQNPQDIVVDIGLEINIKQEELSLDTNDLTLLWKLSVLKQLIWPAWRKGHVNSYMHSRVVAGLSAAPRSLISHSFYYSHAYMKDKVVTYHHCDSSIGIGFSPKDGLNNTDQYNNEIAKLTKGWTQSTGCYGVQLEWRCGIWASEQILRLDPSLWVQRFLMKGAILAFKTHHVVQLKVTFLRAYDYFFCRVQVLPAPQRRSEEVLLLAAVLHYLMHGLVKRPDEMSSSRYMAKGLGILSRAMSYGFASFTEYKILQYSARHTPAGARLKPTLSLSKTDQFIIRALENMQQKNAAKRVMRTGKKLIQKSNNPTTPSNSAPCQLTTETEDFVFFDHLINEDLSGWLWSKFPIQDQTEVPNLRSFEGPFQLKLWKNSVGPGVKCKSRISWAGFQNVISQLFPDDWVMKDRGQMWDSYQAVVLDPIIKRLEQEDKANRATRANKGPGNPGYKGRHPMPGKSSQTTTGTTTFLSIPITKTSCLPSEQRPGSPRPLESPPLTTLTDPVSTGPSSLGPRTTWINGHPQIHPWAGTWGMINPLSPTSMTGIRSSQDVIPSNNPRLMPNYLIPQQPLITYQWVNDGSATGLEEPYAVQSGDTSAGLAFFVCRGNVGASVEDVVRAPVLKHTRRLAEWHLDIEEIDPEWWIPISTVREWLAAEIENWKNKLPSGLGGYVDNLTPEDVYYMILEHKMSIEDLHDWLKQWAMQAAQNDLSRSISNLAIHELSDEGGHESDLESNKAMNKWNPLDYADGM; encoded by the exons ATGAACCATGAACGCGCACTGGATGACTTGATTGGTATCACTGAGATCAAGGGCCGGGTATTCCAAATCTTACAGGACTGTAAAGATGGAGCATTACAAAATCTTTCTGATGGCTACATCCCGCATTCCTCCATTGTGCTTCACAAATTGTCCACTATTGCGCCCCCACCCTGGCTTGGGACTCTTGATCAGACAGCTAACAATCATTCAGACCCCAATAGCGAGAAGAAACAAACCTGGAATGTGCCTCAAATAGTTCGATCACTCTCAGAGCCAAGTGAGGATATTCCACCTGAGGGACTCTCTGGAGGTTGGAACGAAGTTTTTGGGGAACAAATGGAGAGAAGATTTGCAACGGTTGACCCAGAAAGATTCAGTGGCTTTCTTGATGGAGTTGAAAATGCCAGTTATCAGATACCTCAAGGAATGCTCTATGGTGTGGGTGGTCAGCTCCCCCAAAGTTTGATGAAGGCCCTCCTTTTGGAAGATGATAATACAGAAGAGGTTTCCTGGTTACCTGGAGATCACGTTCAATTGGACTCGGATAGTGACTCCCTTGAAGAACCCAATAACAGTCTGGCTGTGCCACGCTTTTTGAAATCTCTACCCTACCTTGGAAGTGAAGATGATCAAAACAAGGCCTTGTTAACTGGCTGTCACAAAAGGCGCCCACTCAGGCTCAACTGGGCCAGGGACCCATTGCCTATTGAGCCTGAGAGTCTCACAGCTGGCCTTACTGTTGACTCATTATCCCTCACAGTGAAGAGCCCTCAGTTTACCTCAAATATTTCTTTGCATGTTTGCCCACCACGAGGATCCACACTCACAACAGACATTGGGTTATTGGTCTTGATCAATGGGAAGGTAACAAAACTAAGTCATA TTCCCAACTTCACTTGGGGCCATGTGGGCAGTGCCAATCCTTTCCGGATCAACGTGTTTTTCCCAAACTATGAGAAAGGCAAAAACGCTGGTGGTCGTTATATTACAATGCTCAATGCTCAGGATTGCTCTCTATGGTACACAGAAGTTGTCCGTCAAGCCATCATGCAAGCAGAAATGCGGTGCGCACCCCAACTCCGTCATGCAGTCACTTCCCTTCAACAAGAACTTCCTGTTACCTACTCTAATGCTGAATCACTTGTAAATGGTGGGAACCAGGGAAGGCTCCACAGGGGATATCCAGTGTGCCATGAAGTCTTCAACATCATTGCGCTTCTTGCCAGGGAAATAGTGGAAAACACAAGAAGGCTGGCCAAATTTAAGGGCTTTTTCTTTCATATCTGGGGCAGTGGTTTGAAGTCCTTAGGGCATCAAATTCCTAATGAGAGGGGATCTGCATTGCTTTGTATCTTCAAAGAATATCCTTTTGTTGATTGGAGTCTTCAAAACCCTCAAGACATTGTGGTGGACATTGGCCTAGAAATCAACATCAAGCAAGAGGAACTCTCATTGGATACAAACGACTTGACATTGCTATGGAAACTCAGTGTTCTCAAACAGCTTATTTGGCCTGCTTGGCGTAAAGGACATGTCAACTCCTACATGCACTCCCGTGTTGTGGCAGGACTTTCTGCAGCTCCGCGTAGCCTTATAAGCCACTCTTTTTACTATTCCCACGCATACATGAAGGACAAGGTTGTCACCTACCATCATTGTGACAGCAGTATTGGGATTGGCTTCTCACCCAAGGATGGTCTGAACAACACGGACCAATACAATAATGAGATTGCCAAGTTGACAAAAGGATGGACCCAGAGCACAGGCTGTTATGGAGTGCAATTAGAATGGCGGTGTGGAATCTGGGCATCAGAACAGATATTGAGGCTAGACCCATCCTTGTGGGTGCAACGTTTCCTGATGAAAGGCGCTATT CTTGCATTCAAAACTCATCATGTGGTTCAGCTCAAAGTCACATTTCTCAGGGCCTATGACTATTTCTTTTGTAGGGTGCAAGTTTTGCCAGCCCCACAGCGCAGAAGTGAAGAGGTTCTTCTGCTTGCTGCAGTCCTTCATTACCTTATGCATGGACTAGTAAAGCGCCCAGATGAGATGAGCTCTAGTCGTTACATGGCAAAGGGTCTTGGAATTCTTTCCAGGGCTATGTCTTATGGGTTTGCTTCA TTCACTGAGTACAAGATCCTTCAATACTCAGCTCGTCATACCCCTGCTGGAGCTCGTCTCAAGCCAACCCTTTCATTATCCAAGACTGATCAATTTATCATTCGGGCACTTGAAAACATGCAGCAGAAGAATGCAGCCAAACGGGTAATGCGTACTGGGAAAAAGCTGATCCAAAAGTCAAACAACCCAACTACACCAAGCAATTCAGCTCCTTGCCAACTGACAACAGAGACTGAAGATTTTgtcttttttgatcacttaaTCAATGAAGACCTTTCTGGTTGGCTTTGGTCAAAGTTCCCCATCCAGGATCAAACAGAGGTGCCAAATTTGCGGAGCTTTGAAGGTCCATTTCAGCTGAAACTATGGAAAAATTCAGTTGGTCCTGGAGTTAAGTGCAAGAGCCGTATTTCTTGGGCAGGGTTCCAGAATGTTATTTCTCAACTATTCCCTGATGATTGGGTCATGAAGGACCGTGGGCAGATGTGGGATTCATATCAAGCAGTTGTTTTGGACCCCATCATAAAACGGCTTGAACAAGAAGACAAAGCCAATCGTGCCACCCGTGCCA ATAAGGGTCCTGGCAACCCAGGGTATAAAGGAAGGCATCCCATGCCTGGGAAGTCATCTCAAACCACCACTGGCACCACTACTTTCTTATCCATCCCCATTACTAAGACATCATGCCTGCCATCAGAACAGAGACCAGGATCTCCAAGGCCACTGGAGAGTCCACCTCTTACCACCTTGACAGATCCAGTGAGCACAGGACCAAGTTCCCTTGGTCCCAGGACAACCTGGATCAATGGGCACCCCCAGATCCATCCATGGGCTGGGACATGGGGAATGATCAACCCCCTATCACCAACATCTATGACTGGCATAAGGTCATCACAAGATGTGATTCCTTCCAACAATCCAAGGCTTATGCCAAACTACTTGATCCCTCAGCAACCCTTgattacataccaatgggTCAATGATGGAAGTGCTACTGGATTGGAAGAACCCTACGCTGTCCAATCAGGGGATACCTCCGCTGGGTTGGCA TTCTTTGTGTGTAGAGGTAATGTGGGTGCCTCTGTGGAGGATGTAGTGAGGGCCCCAGTGCTAAAGCACACAAGGAGGTTGGCAGAATGGCatctagacattgaggaaattgatcctgaatggtggataccaatctcaacagtaagggaatggctggctgcggaaattgaaaactggaaaaacaaactgccatcaggcttaggtggctatgtggacaacctcactcctgaggatGTCTATTACATGATCCTAGAACACAAAATGAGCATAGAAGATCTACATGactggctcaaacaatgGGCCATGCAAGCAGCTCAGAATGATCTGAGCAGAAGTATATCCAACTTAGCAATCCATGAACTAAGTGATGAAGGAGGACATGAGTCTGACCTTGAAAGTAACAAGGCCATGAACAAATGGAACCCCTTGGATTATGCTGATGGAATGTGA